One Vallitalea pronyensis genomic region harbors:
- a CDS encoding MATE family efflux transporter, whose product MNKSDNPLSQDFTLLSLLRFAFPSIVMMIFMGLYTIVDTIFVSRLVNTNALSAINIVCPVINIIIGLASMIATGGNAIVAKKMGANERKRANQDFTLLIIFGVLLGLLITILGVVFIDKIIWEFGSNKILYPYCKSYLLVILIFTPASILQVLFQNLIITAGKPMLGLILSVGAGVINIIFDYIFIVPFKMGITGSALGTGIGYVVPTVVGIIIFLRGKGTLKFVRPILDIGVLIESCCNGFSEMVSQMSTAMTTFLFNLIMMNLLGENGVAAITIIIYTQFMLTALYIGFSMGVAPIISYNYGAKNYQRLKKIFNNSMLFICIMSILVWLGSLFGGFLLIHIFSPQNTEVFNITNNGFSIFKYSFLLCGFNIFTSAMFTALSDGKISAIISFLRTFVFIAVGLSILPTMLNVLGVWIAVPFAELLTLIISVIFIMKYRSKCSNKINSCER is encoded by the coding sequence ATGAATAAATCTGATAACCCTTTGTCACAAGATTTCACTTTACTTTCTTTATTAAGATTTGCTTTCCCGTCTATTGTAATGATGATCTTTATGGGACTATATACTATCGTTGATACCATATTTGTATCAAGACTGGTGAATACCAATGCACTGTCAGCGATAAATATTGTATGCCCTGTAATAAATATTATTATTGGTTTAGCGTCTATGATTGCTACTGGTGGAAATGCTATTGTTGCAAAAAAAATGGGAGCGAATGAAAGAAAAAGGGCAAATCAAGACTTTACATTATTGATTATTTTCGGAGTTTTACTGGGTTTGCTTATAACAATTTTGGGAGTTGTGTTTATCGATAAAATTATATGGGAATTTGGCTCAAATAAAATATTATATCCATATTGTAAAAGCTATTTATTAGTTATATTGATTTTTACCCCTGCCAGCATCTTGCAAGTTCTTTTTCAAAATTTGATTATAACAGCAGGAAAGCCAATGCTAGGATTGATATTATCAGTTGGAGCAGGTGTCATCAATATTATATTTGATTATATCTTCATTGTTCCATTTAAAATGGGGATTACTGGTTCTGCTCTAGGTACGGGTATTGGCTATGTAGTTCCAACTGTAGTTGGAATCATAATTTTTCTTAGAGGTAAGGGTACATTGAAATTTGTAAGACCAATTTTAGACATAGGTGTATTAATTGAAAGTTGCTGCAATGGTTTTTCAGAAATGGTTAGTCAGATGTCAACAGCAATGACAACATTTTTGTTCAACTTGATTATGATGAATTTGCTGGGAGAGAATGGTGTTGCTGCGATTACTATTATTATCTATACACAGTTTATGCTAACTGCTCTCTATATAGGTTTTTCTATGGGGGTTGCGCCAATAATTAGTTATAACTATGGAGCGAAGAATTATCAAAGGTTAAAAAAGATATTTAATAATAGTATGTTGTTTATATGTATAATGTCTATTTTAGTTTGGCTAGGATCATTATTTGGTGGTTTTTTATTGATTCATATTTTTAGTCCACAAAATACAGAGGTGTTTAACATAACAAATAATGGCTTTTCCATCTTTAAATATTCATTTTTGTTATGTGGTTTTAATATTTTTACTTCTGCTATGTTTACTGCCTTATCCGATGGAAAAATCTCTGCTATCATTTCATTTCTAAGAACATTTGTATTTATTGCAGTTGGACTTTCTATATTACCAACAATGTTAAATGTTCTGGGGGTATGGATTGCTGTACCATTTGCTGAACTACTTACACTAATTATTTCGGTTATATTTATCATGAAATATAGAAGTAAGTGTTCCAACAAAATAAACTCGTGCGAAAGATAA
- a CDS encoding ferritin family protein → MEKIKKILQFAMNMERQGQVFYGFYSEQVKDEHIKKLFSDLEKVEKEHYYVLKETYDDLLGGKTLQDISWVVDDNSKVKSPDIFTANLDTFTLDQNLSDITVLRMAYLIEHDFAEFYKKAADSIDEPSVKAFLSSMAAWEEEHRDFFYDKYQNLKLHKWDELVNFILE, encoded by the coding sequence ATGGAAAAAATAAAGAAAATATTACAATTTGCAATGAATATGGAAAGACAAGGTCAAGTTTTTTATGGGTTTTATTCTGAGCAAGTAAAGGATGAACATATCAAGAAATTATTCTCAGATTTAGAAAAGGTAGAAAAAGAGCATTACTATGTACTAAAAGAGACGTATGATGATCTATTAGGAGGCAAAACATTACAAGATATTTCTTGGGTGGTAGATGATAATTCAAAAGTTAAAAGCCCAGATATCTTCACAGCTAATCTAGATACGTTTACATTAGATCAAAATCTTTCAGATATCACTGTTCTCAGAATGGCTTACTTAATTGAACATGATTTTGCAGAGTTTTATAAAAAAGCTGCTGATAGCATAGATGAGCCATCTGTTAAAGCGTTCTTATCTTCTATGGCTGCTTGGGAAGAAGAACATCGGGATTTCTTTTATGATAAATACCAAAACCTCAAGCTACATAAATGGGATGAATTAGTTAATTTTATACTAGAGTAA
- a CDS encoding glycoside hydrolase family 38 N-terminal domain-containing protein, translating into MKENKPIINLAQSSHHDLGWHKNYFRAESAFANTELREAIHFTRKGHPLKWTNEYAIFIYEFLRKHGEQYEEIKEELLAGNMDLGATYTSPYTSFVTNEILARQLIYGKKWLEDVFPGVETKVFFNTDVPSLNLQIPQLFKKGGIDYMFMCRPWQFPDMKENSYATWESPDGTKMKTLIMRHYADLYYKQFDEEELIAFIETEWLENRGNVDKPLLLCGQDCLIPLNLDNMVNTWNDYAREKGYPAMQYSNMTQGLEDAFNGIEELDNTFKGEWPNKWVYENSGSDYPSFKNQRDAEKMLVTAELLATWQAVSEGHFNHYDVTRFEKAWRLVMNACHGYAAEEGIEQFRQWYQEAYDSALALQTEGLQWLASQIKTQSEGQPIMVYNSLNDSRSEHVIVHCDIQSDDILVKDAHGQVVPSSKTADGQVIFLAKDIQGFGYQTYYLTEGTGAISQMEEISLDRYENDYYAIELSNGGLQSIVDKETKTPLFDTTKFLIGELLTFQYEGMGAGEHINIWQPDPNIIERSKDIPSQWRIKEANDIRVVFEMTTPLTYGKFVLDVIVYNQMKKIDFDVNILDNQAPEKYQARLAFPIHGTDFFTSHPKTDVLYEVPFGQVHVRKDDVLPQFADYNKNTGNHNDINHLYNSAVRPREVQNYIASMIDFGDKKVRTIISSYNVPWDYQDASTMPRRTPVLQPILFSNSKPCHWQCPYWLTTGDTSYHFSIVSEEATDQVNGYKQAVGSNSPLHVVNIPKDDHAAFAENSAFMGVEGDPIYVTAVKKAEAEDKIVIRYYEGFGSSIDANFTFNFDVAKAYKASTDERLLHELAINNNRLSQHVNGYTIDTLMLDVKGMKQTGSTPKHLMVTDKKSNNDITLTWQNKDQAKEYIIKRSQDNVNWSIIGRTTSKVFTLRLENGHHYFKVAAVYDDYTSFDSVELEVALDHVIKQILTQGTDNKMINFSQCLVTDVGMTKYASDGLYDTRINWMDSYLTKDNPKQDVFVSFQFDKVYDLDKLYIWNFQEKVTTDNPTGANPGFREVRIYHSLDGEHYTQLSNEAQSKDGVYTFAKSTEVAINKDKMPASNLQNTNEPINLEGVRAKYVKFVVSHEVGIGNYGYFEEIEADKGAKRNVFGLAKVVFTYQ; encoded by the coding sequence ATGAAAGAAAATAAACCCATCATCAATCTAGCCCAATCGTCCCACCACGATTTAGGTTGGCACAAAAATTACTTTCGTGCAGAATCAGCATTTGCCAATACAGAATTACGAGAAGCCATCCATTTTACAAGGAAAGGTCATCCTCTAAAATGGACAAACGAATATGCCATTTTTATCTATGAGTTTCTAAGAAAACACGGAGAACAATATGAGGAAATAAAAGAAGAACTATTAGCAGGTAACATGGACTTAGGAGCCACTTATACGTCTCCTTATACGTCCTTTGTCACCAATGAAATCTTAGCACGACAGTTGATTTATGGTAAAAAGTGGTTAGAAGATGTTTTTCCTGGGGTAGAAACAAAGGTGTTTTTTAATACAGATGTACCATCCCTTAATTTACAGATTCCACAGTTATTCAAAAAGGGAGGCATTGATTATATGTTCATGTGCCGCCCTTGGCAATTTCCAGATATGAAAGAAAATAGCTATGCCACTTGGGAATCCCCAGATGGCACCAAGATGAAGACACTCATCATGCGACATTATGCAGATTTATACTATAAGCAATTTGATGAAGAAGAGCTTATTGCCTTCATTGAAACAGAATGGTTAGAAAACCGGGGCAATGTGGACAAACCGCTTCTACTCTGTGGACAGGACTGCTTAATACCCCTTAACTTAGACAACATGGTCAACACATGGAATGATTATGCTAGGGAAAAAGGATACCCTGCCATGCAGTATTCAAACATGACCCAGGGTCTTGAAGATGCCTTTAATGGTATAGAAGAATTGGATAATACATTTAAAGGTGAGTGGCCCAATAAGTGGGTGTATGAAAATTCAGGGTCCGATTATCCCTCTTTTAAGAATCAAAGAGATGCTGAAAAAATGCTTGTTACAGCAGAGCTATTAGCCACATGGCAGGCAGTATCTGAAGGTCATTTTAACCATTATGATGTGACTCGCTTTGAAAAAGCATGGCGTTTGGTGATGAACGCTTGTCATGGCTATGCAGCAGAAGAAGGTATTGAGCAATTTCGTCAGTGGTACCAAGAAGCATATGACAGTGCATTGGCTCTACAAACAGAGGGGCTTCAGTGGCTAGCAAGCCAGATTAAAACACAATCAGAAGGTCAACCCATCATGGTGTATAACAGTCTCAATGATTCAAGAAGTGAACACGTAATCGTCCATTGTGATATACAAAGTGATGATATCCTTGTTAAAGATGCCCATGGACAGGTTGTACCATCAAGTAAAACAGCCGATGGACAAGTGATCTTCTTAGCAAAAGATATCCAAGGGTTTGGCTATCAAACCTATTATCTGACGGAGGGTACAGGAGCCATCAGCCAGATGGAAGAGATTTCTCTAGACCGTTATGAAAATGATTACTATGCCATTGAATTATCAAATGGTGGTCTACAATCAATAGTTGACAAAGAGACAAAGACCCCATTGTTTGATACCACTAAGTTCCTCATTGGAGAATTATTAACCTTCCAATACGAAGGTATGGGTGCAGGTGAACACATTAATATTTGGCAGCCTGATCCCAACATCATTGAACGATCAAAAGATATTCCTTCCCAATGGCGAATAAAAGAAGCCAATGACATAAGGGTCGTTTTTGAAATGACCACACCACTAACCTATGGAAAATTTGTCTTGGATGTTATCGTCTATAACCAAATGAAAAAAATTGACTTTGATGTGAACATTCTGGACAATCAGGCACCTGAGAAATACCAAGCAAGGTTAGCCTTTCCAATTCATGGAACAGACTTTTTTACCAGTCATCCTAAAACAGATGTACTTTATGAAGTACCCTTTGGTCAAGTACATGTACGTAAGGACGATGTGTTGCCTCAGTTTGCAGATTATAATAAAAACACAGGAAACCATAATGATATCAATCATCTATATAATAGTGCTGTAAGACCAAGAGAGGTACAAAATTATATAGCCAGTATGATAGATTTTGGTGATAAAAAGGTGAGAACCATCATCAGTTCCTATAATGTGCCTTGGGATTATCAGGATGCAAGTACCATGCCAAGAAGAACGCCTGTATTACAACCGATTTTATTTTCCAACTCAAAACCTTGTCACTGGCAATGCCCATACTGGCTTACAACAGGCGATACAAGCTATCATTTCAGTATTGTTTCAGAAGAAGCAACAGATCAAGTAAATGGGTATAAGCAGGCTGTTGGAAGCAATTCACCTCTTCATGTGGTCAACATTCCTAAGGATGACCATGCAGCATTTGCAGAGAATAGTGCTTTCATGGGTGTTGAAGGTGATCCTATTTATGTTACAGCTGTAAAGAAGGCAGAAGCTGAGGATAAAATAGTCATAAGGTATTATGAAGGATTTGGCTCTTCTATAGACGCGAACTTTACATTCAATTTTGATGTAGCAAAAGCATATAAAGCAAGCACGGATGAGAGACTATTACATGAATTAGCAATAAACAACAATCGTTTATCGCAACACGTAAATGGATATACTATCGATACGTTAATGCTTGATGTAAAAGGTATGAAGCAAACAGGTTCGACACCTAAGCACTTAATGGTCACCGATAAGAAAAGCAACAATGACATCACATTAACATGGCAAAATAAAGACCAAGCAAAAGAATACATCATTAAGCGCTCACAAGACAATGTTAACTGGTCAATCATTGGAAGAACCACATCCAAGGTGTTTACCCTTCGATTAGAGAATGGACACCATTATTTTAAAGTAGCAGCAGTTTACGATGATTATACCTCCTTTGATTCTGTCGAATTAGAGGTTGCATTAGATCATGTGATTAAACAAATTCTGACACAAGGTACGGACAATAAAATGATTAACTTCTCCCAATGCTTAGTGACAGATGTTGGTATGACAAAATACGCAAGTGATGGTTTATACGATACGCGCATCAACTGGATGGACAGCTACTTAACCAAAGATAATCCTAAACAAGATGTATTTGTTTCTTTCCAGTTTGACAAAGTGTATGATTTAGATAAATTATACATCTGGAACTTTCAAGAAAAAGTAACCACAGATAATCCTACAGGTGCAAACCCAGGATTTAGAGAAGTCCGTATCTACCATTCATTAGACGGTGAACACTACACGCAATTATCCAATGAAGCTCAGTCAAAGGATGGGGTTTATACTTTTGCAAAATCAACGGAAGTGGCGATCAATAAGGACAAAATGCCAGCATCCAACCTGCAAAATACAAATGAACCCATTAATTTGGAAGGGGTAAGGGCTAAATATGTAAAGTTTGTCGTCAGCCATGAAGTAGGCATTGGAAACTATGGCTACTTTGAAGAGATAGAAGCAGACAAGGGTGCCAAGAGAAATGTATTTGGGCTGGCAAAAGTCGTGTTTACCTATCAATAA
- a CDS encoding helix-turn-helix domain-containing protein: protein MFISKGKDFFSEKDNFYIGDFYASKNLLFHEHTHDHYEVYVCIQGKFEEVCNGEKYTIHEGDFRFVRYSDTHELKSIKESSALRNIAIEANLFERIIASLKPNAIDGIFSHFKLSGSKFKDYMKKTEILMYNHTISKAKMVEHIVIDLLIEAMSYKANSREVPYWLEDACERMKEQKNYVAGLNRFVELSGKTQAYLSRQMNTFYQQTPTDYINDIRLKAAIKRLVTTDQLIEDIAYDCGYNNLSYFNRVFKNKYSLTPREYRSKSNRFINFEHMLIDE, encoded by the coding sequence ATGTTTATATCAAAAGGAAAAGACTTTTTTTCTGAAAAGGATAATTTCTATATTGGAGACTTTTATGCCTCCAAGAACTTGCTTTTTCATGAGCACACACATGATCATTATGAAGTGTATGTGTGTATTCAAGGTAAATTTGAAGAAGTTTGTAATGGAGAAAAATATACGATTCATGAAGGGGATTTTAGATTTGTTAGATATTCCGATACCCATGAGCTAAAGTCCATTAAAGAGAGTAGTGCTTTAAGAAATATTGCCATTGAAGCTAACTTATTTGAACGTATTATCGCATCATTAAAACCCAATGCCATAGATGGTATTTTTTCCCACTTTAAACTATCTGGTAGTAAATTTAAGGACTATATGAAGAAAACAGAAATCTTGATGTATAATCATACCATTTCCAAAGCTAAAATGGTGGAACATATCGTCATAGATTTATTAATAGAGGCTATGAGTTATAAAGCCAATTCACGTGAAGTGCCTTATTGGTTAGAAGATGCCTGTGAGCGTATGAAAGAACAGAAAAACTATGTTGCTGGGTTAAACAGGTTCGTTGAACTATCGGGGAAAACACAAGCATATCTATCCAGGCAAATGAATACATTTTATCAGCAAACACCAACAGATTATATTAATGATATACGGTTAAAAGCCGCTATTAAGCGGTTAGTTACTACAGATCAGTTAATAGAAGATATTGCTTATGATTGCGGCTATAACAACTTATCTTATTTTAATCGTGTTTTCAAGAATAAATACAGCTTAACACCAAGAGAATATCGTAGCAAAAGCAATCGCTTTATTAATTTTGAACACATGTTAATCGATGAATAG
- a CDS encoding PA5033 family protein gives MKKRVSIVCVLSLVMSLFWSSQAQAATRVYMGSWDLNGNGQLQSVYNRGSYIQVEQPTGGFKSYSITSGSWALLKGGVTDTDGLPGNEMVINCGSYIKIIRDAKGTTKTYSVTSGNWALLQGGITNTDGNPGNEIVINCGSYIKIIRDAKSTTKTYTVTSGNWALLQGGITDTDGYPGNEIVINCGSYIKIIRDAKSTSKTYTVTSGNWALLSGGITDTDGHAGNEIVINCGSYIKVIRDAKSTSKTYTTTSGNWSLVGIYNYDGNPGNEIIYRYSSGTFAIFDATGTKRKIG, from the coding sequence ATGAAGAAAAGAGTATCTATTGTGTGTGTTTTATCGTTAGTCATGTCACTATTTTGGAGTTCTCAAGCTCAAGCAGCAACTAGAGTATATATGGGAAGTTGGGATTTAAACGGTAATGGTCAATTACAAAGTGTTTATAATCGAGGTTCATATATCCAGGTTGAACAACCTACAGGAGGGTTTAAGTCATATTCCATAACCAGTGGAAGTTGGGCATTATTAAAAGGAGGTGTTACCGATACAGATGGTCTTCCAGGCAATGAAATGGTGATTAATTGCGGTTCATATATTAAAATAATCCGTGACGCAAAAGGTACAACAAAAACATACTCGGTAACCAGTGGGAATTGGGCTTTATTACAAGGTGGTATAACCAATACAGATGGTAACCCTGGCAATGAAATTGTTATTAATTGCGGTTCTTATATAAAAATAATCCGTGACGCAAAAAGTACGACAAAAACATACACAGTAACCAGTGGAAATTGGGCTTTATTACAAGGTGGTATAACCGATACGGATGGCTATCCAGGTAATGAAATTGTTATTAATTGCGGTTCTTATATAAAAATAATCCGTGACGCAAAAAGTACGTCAAAAACATACACAGTAACCAGTGGGAATTGGGCTTTATTGAGTGGCGGTATAACCGATACGGATGGGCATGCAGGTAATGAAATCGTTATTAATTGCGGTTCTTATATAAAAGTAATCCGTGACGCAAAAAGTACATCAAAAACATACACCACAACCAGCGGAAATTGGTCTCTAGTTGGTATTTATAACTATGATGGTAACCCTGGCAATGAAATTATATATCGATACAGCAGTGGTACATTTGCAATATTTGATGCAACAGGTACAAAGCGTAAGATAGGATAG
- a CDS encoding glycoside hydrolase family 38 N-terminal domain-containing protein, with product MTMEKQNTSVMHLAQCSHHDLVWSKHFYRAETAFANTELHEAIHFAKEGYPLKWTNEAAIFLYEFLRKHGEQYEDLKKEIVEGNIDLGATYTSPYTSFVTNEILARQVIYGKKWLEDIFPGLEARVFYNTDVPSLNLQIPQLFKKAGLDYIFMSRSWQFPNIKQNAYSTWESPDGTAINTLFMRHYGDLYFKHFKDEDFISYIENEWLENKDNVKDPLLVFGMDCLLPLNLDKQVATWHKYAQEKGYPEIEYSTMIDGLDRAFDNVKALDNTFKGEWPNSWVYENSSADYQTFKNQRDAEKMLVTAEGLFTWRAVLEGHFKDYDVTRFEKAWRLVMKACHGYAPKEGIDEYRAWYKEAYDRALALQTEGLTWLAKQIKTEGSGQPIMVYNSLSYQRSEYVTVDCTIQSDNIMVHDEDGQLIPSSTTADGKVIFLAKDIQGFGYQTYYLTEGVGDMSQMKEVTLDRYENDYYTIELANGGLKSVYDKETETPLFDTEKFLIGELLIFNYEGHGAGEHINIWQPDPEVINRTKDIHSVWSIKEASDVRVVFEMTTDLSFGTFILDVVLYKDEKKIDFDVQLKNNQAPEKYQVRLAFPINGTDFFRRNSKTDVLYEVPFGQVHVRKDDVLPQFSQYNRNLGLGLQTNTNHIYNNAIRPREVQNYISTLVDHGDKKIKTIISSYNVPWDYQDATTLPRRTPVLQPVLFSNSKPCHWLCSHWRSLGDLSYHFSLFSEEATDQVGTYKKAVGSNTPLHVVNIPNNGEGQLAQHKSFMDITGDSIYITAVKKAEAEDKVVIRYHEGFGQSLDNNLTFNFDVDKAYRASTDERIMEEMPIANNTLTHKVHHHEINTLMIDVKDMAKTYSTPKHLMVTEKKLNNQITLTWQNKDEAKAYIIKHSQDNINWTVIGKCSTKTYKTVVKDGHHFFKVAAVYDDGTSFDSVEVETNVDHIIRQIHTEGTDYEFICCHQYLVTDVGITTYTENGLHDTIGHFMHSYLTKDNPEEDVFVSFEFDRVYDLDELYIWNFQEKVTKDKPNGANPGFKEVRIYHSLDGKHYTQLAHDSQSKNGVYTFAKATEVAINKDRMPASNLQGTNEPVNLDGIKAKFIKFVVSHEAGVGNYGIFEEREEDKGGDRNVFGLAQVLFTYKK from the coding sequence ATGACGATGGAAAAACAAAACACTTCTGTGATGCATTTAGCCCAGTGTTCCCACCATGATTTGGTATGGTCAAAGCATTTTTACCGTGCGGAGACAGCTTTTGCAAATACAGAACTACATGAAGCGATCCATTTCGCAAAAGAAGGTTATCCATTAAAGTGGACCAATGAAGCGGCAATCTTTTTATATGAATTCTTGAGAAAACATGGTGAGCAATATGAAGACTTAAAAAAGGAAATTGTGGAAGGGAATATTGACTTAGGTGCCACCTATACCTCCCCTTACACCTCCTTTGTAACCAATGAAATTTTAGCAAGACAAGTGATATATGGTAAAAAGTGGCTGGAGGATATTTTCCCTGGACTAGAAGCGAGAGTCTTTTACAATACGGATGTACCCTCCCTTAACTTACAAATACCACAGTTATTTAAGAAAGCTGGCTTAGACTATATCTTCATGAGTCGTTCTTGGCAGTTCCCGAATATTAAACAAAATGCCTATTCAACCTGGGAATCTCCAGATGGTACAGCAATCAATACCTTGTTTATGCGGCATTATGGTGATTTATATTTTAAACACTTTAAGGATGAAGACTTTATTTCATACATTGAAAATGAGTGGTTAGAAAACAAAGACAATGTTAAAGACCCGCTTTTAGTATTTGGTATGGACTGCTTATTGCCTTTGAATCTCGATAAACAAGTGGCTACATGGCATAAGTATGCACAAGAAAAAGGCTACCCTGAAATTGAGTACTCTACAATGATTGATGGCCTTGACCGTGCTTTTGATAACGTAAAAGCCTTGGACAACACATTTAAAGGTGAATGGCCCAATAGCTGGGTTTATGAAAATAGCAGTGCAGATTATCAAACCTTTAAAAATCAAAGAGATGCAGAAAAAATGTTGGTGACAGCAGAAGGATTATTTACTTGGCGAGCTGTACTTGAAGGTCATTTTAAGGATTATGATGTAACACGCTTTGAAAAAGCATGGCGTTTAGTCATGAAAGCCTGCCATGGTTATGCTCCAAAAGAGGGAATTGACGAGTACCGTGCTTGGTATAAAGAGGCTTACGATAGAGCCCTTGCATTACAAACAGAAGGTCTTACTTGGTTAGCCAAGCAAATCAAGACAGAGGGGTCAGGCCAGCCTATAATGGTCTATAACAGCTTAAGTTACCAAAGAAGTGAATACGTAACCGTTGACTGTACCATTCAAAGTGATAACATCATGGTTCACGATGAGGATGGGCAGCTTATACCATCAAGTACAACAGCAGATGGAAAAGTTATTTTCTTGGCGAAAGATATCCAAGGATTTGGCTATCAAACCTATTATTTGACAGAAGGTGTAGGGGATATGAGCCAAATGAAAGAGGTCACTTTGGACCGTTATGAAAATGACTACTATACCATTGAGTTAGCCAATGGGGGCTTAAAATCCGTTTATGATAAAGAGACAGAGACACCCTTATTTGACACGGAGAAGTTCTTAATTGGTGAACTATTAATCTTTAATTATGAAGGGCATGGAGCAGGTGAGCATATCAATATTTGGCAGCCAGACCCAGAAGTCATCAATAGAACAAAAGACATCCACTCTGTCTGGTCTATCAAAGAAGCCAGTGATGTAAGAGTTGTTTTTGAAATGACAACGGATTTATCCTTTGGGACCTTCATTTTAGATGTTGTGTTATATAAGGATGAGAAAAAGATTGACTTTGATGTACAATTGAAAAATAATCAAGCACCGGAAAAATATCAAGTACGGTTAGCATTCCCAATCAACGGTACGGACTTTTTTAGAAGGAACTCCAAAACGGATGTTTTATATGAAGTGCCTTTTGGTCAGGTACATGTTCGCAAGGACGACGTGTTACCTCAGTTTTCACAATACAATAGAAATCTAGGTTTAGGCTTACAGACGAATACCAACCATATTTATAACAATGCTATTCGCCCAAGAGAGGTGCAAAACTACATTTCTACCCTTGTAGACCATGGGGATAAGAAGATTAAAACAATCATAAGTTCCTATAATGTACCATGGGATTATCAAGATGCTACAACCCTGCCAAGGCGAACACCTGTGTTACAACCGGTATTATTCTCCAACTCAAAACCTTGTCACTGGTTATGCTCACACTGGCGTTCATTAGGTGATCTCAGTTATCATTTTAGTCTCTTCTCAGAAGAAGCCACGGATCAAGTGGGTACCTATAAAAAAGCAGTAGGTAGTAACACACCACTTCATGTGGTAAACATACCCAACAATGGGGAGGGACAACTGGCTCAGCATAAGTCCTTTATGGATATAACAGGTGATAGCATCTATATCACCGCTGTTAAAAAAGCTGAAGCCGAAGATAAAGTGGTTATAAGATATCATGAAGGCTTTGGTCAATCATTAGACAACAACTTGACATTCAACTTTGATGTAGATAAAGCTTATCGAGCAAGTACGGATGAGAGAATCATGGAAGAAATGCCTATCGCTAATAACACCTTAACCCATAAGGTTCATCATCATGAAATTAACACGTTAATGATAGATGTGAAAGATATGGCTAAAACATACAGTACACCAAAGCATTTGATGGTAACAGAGAAGAAACTCAATAACCAAATCACCTTAACATGGCAAAACAAAGATGAAGCAAAGGCATACATCATCAAACACTCACAAGATAACATAAATTGGACCGTGATTGGTAAGTGTTCAACGAAGACCTATAAGACCGTGGTCAAAGATGGACATCACTTCTTTAAAGTAGCTGCTGTTTATGATGATGGGACGTCTTTTGATTCTGTTGAAGTGGAAACCAACGTCGATCATATCATTAGACAAATTCATACAGAAGGAACAGATTATGAGTTCATATGCTGTCACCAGTACTTAGTGACGGATGTTGGGATTACAACCTATACTGAAAATGGTTTACACGATACCATCGGGCATTTTATGCACAGTTACTTAACCAAGGATAATCCAGAGGAAGATGTGTTTGTTTCTTTCGAGTTTGATCGGGTATATGACTTGGATGAATTATATATTTGGAACTTCCAAGAGAAGGTAACCAAAGACAAGCCAAATGGTGCTAACCCAGGATTTAAAGAAGTGCGTATTTACCATTCCTTAGACGGTAAACATTACACCCAACTTGCCCATGACAGCCAGTCAAAGAATGGAGTCTATACCTTTGCTAAGGCTACAGAAGTAGCCATCAATAAAGACAGGATGCCAGCATCTAACTTACAAGGTACCAATGAGCCTGTGAATTTAGATGGTATCAAAGCAAAATTCATTAAATTTGTAGTCAGTCATGAAGCAGGTGTAGGTAATTATGGCATTTTTGAAGAACGTGAAGAAGACAAAGGCGGCGACCGCAATGTCTTTGGATTAGCACAAGTGTTATTCACTTATAAAAAGTAA